TCTTTATGATGATCGTTAATGAAATAAGACATCATTTTTTCAATTTTATTTGGCTGGAATAAGTCATCATCCATTAATAGATTGACGTAATCTCCGCTTGACAGTTCATATGCTTTTATAAAATTCAAGACGGGGCCAATGTTTTCCGGATTTCGGTAATATTTAATAGAAGGATAAGTCTGCAAATAGGACTGAATAAGATTCTCGGTTTCATCATTTGTGCTATTATCGGTCACAATAATTTCAATATTTTTATATGTTTGCTTTAATACACTTTCCAATGCCAACCGGAAATAATGTGCCCTATTAAAAGTAGGGATCAGCACGCTGACAAGAGGTAAATTTTGTTCATTCATAAAATCACCTGTTTATGTTAATTTGTCAAAATCATTAGCTAAGCCACTAACGGTACAATCTATAATTCCTTTTAGCCTTAAAGCTTTAATGTACTATCATTTCTTTTAATAAAAATAAGTTCCATGATGAAATGAAGATGGGACTAATGAAGTATTGAGCAAAGTGATAGGGGAATAGAGATAATTGGATTTGAATAGATTATAATTAGCCATTGATCATAGGCCATTTCAACGATTGAAAAAAGGATAGTAGATAGGAAATATCACATATTTCATTACTATTTTTCACCGGAATGTAACAACCACCTTATAATCGAGTTGCCCTCATAGTTATTAAATAGCGCTGAACTTCATATAAAGGTTGATTATAAAGAGGAACCCATTTTGTAATCCCTTCTTCAATACGTTTAATTAAAGGCATTTGTTGAATTTCTTGAAAACCTAAATCCTTGTAAAACTGTATGGCACGTTCATTATCTGAAAGTACTTGAAGATAGACTGTTTCCATCTTCAATTCTTTAAAACACCAGAATAGAAGAGTAGAACATGCTAGTTTCATTCCACCTTTAAAATGATGTGGGTCACCACGCAAAATATTATCAAATAGACAATACTTTTTCTTATCATCGATTTCGCATAAACCAACCTGGCCAATAGGAATGTGTTCACTGTTTTCCACGACAAATATAATATTGCGATCCGATTGGATAATTTTCTCCTCTAACCATTTCTTTGTCCCTTCGGCTGTTACCTTAAATTGAGTCGTAAAAGACCTCTGACTATTTTTTCTCCAATTGGCTAACCTTTCAATTTCCGATTGGTTAGAAAGACTCGTGACTGTGATTGGACGTAATCTTCCAGCAATTGTTGCCCCATTTTTTATTGGGATGCAATAAGCTGTAATTTGATCTTCGTTCGCTTCCTTTAATGGTTTAATGATCCTCTTCAAGTTCTTCATCCCTCCTATGCTTTAAGGAATCCTTTTTTCGGTCCATCTGAAACAACATTAAGCCAATCTTGAGTCCCCTTTTCAAATGCATTCCAAGTATCTAGTTGTGTCAATTGATTTTTATGAACTCTGAAAGAACTTAGAGCTTGTGCCATATAGACTGCTTTCCCTTTTGCTAATAAATTTAGCCAACTTGCCACATCCACATTATTTTGTGATTGTTTCCCCGCGAAAACACCAAATGGTTCATCTAAATCCCATTTGCGGAATAAAACCATGGTGGGTGCTCCAATATAATTAATTTTGTCTTTTAAGATCATGTTTCCAAGTGTATAACCATCCAATACCGTATCATCCTGATATAAGCTTGTATAAGGACTCATATTAAGTTGAAAAATTGCCCCTCTATCATCAATTAATTGTTTATGAGAGGTAACTAATGTAATATCTTTGTAGTTTAAAAAATAGTGCATCATTTTTTCGATTTTTTGTGGATGAAATAAATCGTCATCCATCAGATAATTGATATATTCCCCTGTAGAAATATCAAAACATTTTTGTTGGTTTCTAACAGGTCCAATATTTCTCTCATTTCGAAAATACTTTATATTAGGGTTTCCTAAATAATGCTCCATAATTTTAGTTGTTTGATCATTATCACTATTATCTCCAACAACTATCTCGATATTTGGATAGGTTTGAGCTAAGGCACTTTGCAAGGCTAGTTGGAAATAGAAAGGACGATTATAAGTTGGTATTAGGATACTTACTTTCGGTAACATTTTATTTCACCTCTTTATTTTCAATTAACCTTTATAGTCATTGATACATTGGATGATATAGTTTATCTCTTCTGTAGATAATTCAGGAAACAACGGAAGTGTAACAAACTCCTTCCATGCCTGATCTGCTACAGGTGTTTCGGTTTTAAATGGTTGAAAATAAGGATGGAAGGTTAGAGGAATATAATGAACTCCTGTAGAGACCCCTTTGTCTTTCATATATAAAATAAATTTGTCGCGTTGCTTAACCTTCACCATGAACATCCAATATGAGGAGTTTTCTAAATGATAAGGAATCCCAGGTCTTACTTTTTCACAGTTTTGAATGCCTTGTAAGTAGGCTGTAAGAATTTCTTCCCTTCTATTATTCATGTTTTCTAACTTATCCAATTGAACGATTCCAATAGAGGCCATTAGGTCATTCATATTATATTTATAGCCGATATCAGAAATTTCATAATACCAATGATAAGGATCATTATGGCTACTGCTGCTAGTTTCCTTGACTCGCTGCCATGTATCTTTATTAATTCCCACCCAACGAGAGTGACGTAAAGGTTTAAGCAACTCCTCATCATCGGAAGAGATCATGCCACCGTCTCCTGTGGTCATACATTTCTTCTCCTCGAAACTAAAGCAACCAATATCCCCCCAAGTACCTAGTGCCTTTCCTTTATATTTTCCACCCGCAGAGTGAGCTGAATCTTCAATTACTTTAAGATTACGTGATTTAGCCCATGAATTTAACTGATCCATCGCAACCGGATGACCCCCGAAGTGCACAGGAATAACCGCTACGCAATCTTTATCATATTTTCTTTCTAAGTCTTCCATGCTGATGCCGGATGTCATTTCATCCATATCAACAAAAACAGGTTGAAGATTGTTATAAAGGACAGCCATTGCTGTTGAGGCAAAAGTCATAACCGGAACAAGAACCTTTTTTCCTGCGGGAAATCGAAAAGAGGAAAGAGCAAGGTGCAAAGCAGCTGTACCTGAATTAACTCCGACAGAGTCCTTACAGCCGATAAAATTGCTCCACATTTTTTCAAATTCATTTACTTTAGGACCAAGCCCAAGCCAGGCCCTTCCAAAGGCTTCCTTAATTGCTTCTAACTCCTCATCTCCTATACAAGGTTTAAATAAGCGAATATTCATCTTATTTCCTCCCTAACTTTTTCTTTATCGCTCACATTTTTATTCAAATTTCATTCCATTATATTTTTTAATAAAATCCTCAAAAAGTGGAAGTCTACTATCCTTTTTGGAAAGAATCGGATTGGAAACAGGCCAATCAATATTTAATATAGGATCATCGTATAAAATTCCTGCCTCATGATTAGGAGAATAAAAATTATCGACTTTATACATTAATTCGCAGTGATCTGTTAATGTACAGAATCCGTGAGCAAATCCTCTTGGAATTAAGACCATCTTAAAATTATCCTCTGTTAATTCTATAAAGTCCCATTTTCCGAAAGTAGGTGAATCTTTTCTTAGGTCAATAAATACATCGAAAACGGCTCCTTTTATGACTCGTATTAATTTTGTTTCGGAAAAAGGCGGAAGCTGTAAATGTAGTCCCCGTATCGTTCCTTTTTTAGTAGATAATGAATGGTTTTCTTGCACCCAATTTCGATCAATACCAAATTTTCCAAATATTTTTTTATCGAAAGTACGCATGAAATGCCCACGGTGGTCCATTTGAGGTTTTAAAGTCACTTCATAAACCCCTGATAAGGTAAGAGGCTTAATGTCCATATTTATTCACATCCTTTATATAGTCCCTAATTTGATTTAAACTCATCTTTCTAAGATCCCGCTTGTCCTCAAATGCCCTCGTCCACTCTACAATCTTATCTATTGCTGTATTTAAACTCCAAACAGGATTCCAATTTAGTTTTTGCTTCGCTTTTGAACAATCTAGTTTTAAGAAAGTTGCCTCTATTGGCTTATCATCGTGGTGATCAATCTCAAATGTCGCATTTCTTCCCCATTTTTTATAAAATTCCTCCACGACCCATTGAACGGTTCTAACCTCTTCATCATTTGGCCCAAAATTCCATGCTTCTGCAAATTTATCCCCATCATTTGCCAATCTTTGAAGTAAAATTAGATAACCATGCAACGGTTCAAGTACATGTTGCCAAGGTCGTACTGCTTTTGGAAATCGAATCTTCATTTTATTTTGATTTAACACAGATCGGATACAGTCTGGAATCAATCGGTCAGAAGCCCAGTCACCACCTCCTATCACATTACCTGCTCGTGCGGAAGCAAGTGCAACTTTCTGCCCATGATCTTTTTTAGTAGAGAAAAAGGTATGGCGATAGGAATCTGTAATTAACTCTGAACAAGCTTTGCTATTCGAATATGGATCGAATCCTCCTAAACGATCATTTTCACGATAACCCCATGACCATTCGAAATTTTGATAACACTTATCTGTCGTGATATTCAGGACCGCTTGAATAGGCACACCGGCATCTGATACTATTCTAACTGCCTCTAAAACATTAACTGTCCCCATTACATTTATTTCAAAAGTTTCAACGGGGTTTTGATAAGATGCTCTAACGATTGGTTGTGCAGCCATATGAATCACAATGTCTGGGGCACTTTCTAACATGGAATGAATTAATTTTTCCTGATTTCTTACATCCGCATAATGAGAATTGACTAGTTCATCAATTCTGCATAAATCAAACATGCTAGGATTAGTGGGCGGCTTAAGTGAATAGCCCGTTACTTTTGCTCCCATTAAGTGAAGCCATAAACATAACCACGAACCCTTGAATCCAGTATGTCCCGTTACAAACACCTTTTTATTTCGCCAAAATTCCACATCAACCATTAAATCACCATCTTTTCCATGGAGCGTTATCATTTTTCCATAATTCCTCTAAGTGATTTCGGTCCCTTAAAGTATCCATTGCATACCAAAAGCCATTATGTTGATATGCTTGCAATTGTCCTTCTTGCGTAAGCTTTTCAAGCGGCTCCTTCTCTAGGATGGAATGATCCCCGTCCAAATAATTAAAAATATCTGGCTGAAAAATAAAAAATCCCCCGTTTATCCAACCTCCATCCCCTTTTGGTTTTTCCATAAAATCAAGTACTGTTCCATTTTCACTTAACGACATAGCCCCAAATCTCCCTGTAGGCTGAACGGCCGTAACAGTGGCAATTTTTCCATGTGAATGATGAAAATTTACTAGCTCTAAGATATTAATATCAGACACACCATCTCCATACGTTAGCATGAAAGAATCGTCTCCTACATACTTCTGAATTCTCTTCACTCTTCCACCAGTCATAGAATCTTTTCCAGTTTCAACAAGTGAAACACGCCAAGGTTCTGCAGATCTACGATGAATCTTTACTTCATTCTGGTTTTTAAAATCGAATGTAACATCAGACTCATGTAAAAAATAATTAGAAAAATACTCCTTTATTACATAACCCTTATAGCCAAGACAAATTATAAAATCATTAAAACCATAATAGGAATATATTTTCATAATATGCCATAGAATGGGTCTATCACCTATACTTATCATAGGTTTAGGTTTAAGATGTGATTCCTCACTAATCCTCGTTCCTAAACCACCTGCTAAAATAACAACTTTCATTTTTTTCATCCTCTCCTGTTGCAGAAGCTAGAATTGAAGAAATTCATATTAAAAAATGACTTTTTTCAAAAAACAGTAGTAACATCCAAAAATTATTGCTACTGGAACTAGCACATATCATATATGTATGAAAGAAGATTTATTTTGACAAAAATTCTAGCTACCTTTTCCGAAAATAGTCTAATGTAATATATTTTTCAAAATAAATGAACATCGTATGAGATAGCACTGTGAGATTTGATCATTTCCCCTGGGCATTTGCTTATTTCCCAATGACATATGCACCACTTCTTGTTGCTTTTGCGCTACTTCTCGCTACTTTTGATCATTTCCCGGAATATTTGACTATTTCCCGCGATTATTTGCGCTTCAGCCACAACTCAGTTGGCACTCCGGGATTCTAGACTTGCTGATTTTGAATTACCAGGGGGATTTGATCATTTCCCTCGGGCATTTACTTATTTCCCAATGACATATGCACCACTTCTTGTTACTTTTGCGCTACTTCTCGCTACTTTTGATCATTTCCCGGAATATTTGACTATTTCCCGCTTTTTTTGCACTACAGCCACAACTCAGTTGGCACTTCGGATTCTAGACTTGCTGATTTTGAATTACCAGGGGGATTTGATTATTTCCCTCGGGCATTTGCTTATTTCCCAATGACATATGCACCGCTTCTTGTTGCTTTTGCGCTACTTCTCACTACTTTTGATCATTTCCCGGAATATTTGACTATTTCCCGCGATTATTTGCGCTTCAGCCACAACTCAGTTGGCACTTCGGATTCTAGACTTGCTGATTTTGAATTACCTGCAGGATTTGCAATTCTCTCCTTACAAAAGTTGAACGAAAAAAGGTTGTCTTATAAATGCAGGGCATTTTCAAGACAACCTCTTTTTTCTATATCTGTTGTAATCAACTTATCTTCTATCTATTTATCCTTTTCTTTTCTTCTCCCATTACGAAATACTTTTGCACTACGGACGTACTCTACATCTTTGACTCCTAGACGGAAGTTAATGACCCGTCCAATCGCAAAAAAATAGTCAGATAAACGGTTTAAATATTGTAAAGTGACAGGATGAATCGTTGGATCGGCCTTTAAAAGACTGACAACCTGGCGTTCAGCTCTTCTGACAACTGTGCGTGCGAGATGGATCGAGCTTGCAGGCTTCGTCCCCCCAGGTAAAATAAAACGTTCCAGCTCAGGAGCTTCTTTAATATAACCATCGATTTTCTCTTCTAAATCATCAATAGATTTTGCTTGTAATTTCCATTCTCTTTTTCCTGTTACTGTGGCTAAATCCCCGCCGCAATCGAATAATTCATGTTGAATGGTCTCTAAATCAGCTAAAATATCAGCAAAGATTTTTGAATCTAATTCTGTCATCGCTTGTCCGACGAAGCAATTCACTTCATCGACAGTTCCATATGCCTCGACACGAAGATCGTCTTTATCCACTCTTCCTCCAATAATACTTGTTTTCCCTTTGTCTCCTGTTCTAGTATACAGTCTCACCTTTTCATCCCCCTATTTTAATTGTTGATTTAGTCCATACCAAATGATATCGACCCTTTCTGATTGATGTACAATGTCCTGGTAGCACCAGCCAGTTACATCTCGCCAATTTCTTAAAAATGAATCCATTGGAACGATTCCCTTTGACAGATCATTCCCGATTAGCACAAGCTTTCGGTTCAGATCTTCCTTTTCCCAATCAGCCAATAATTGCAACTGCTGTTTCCATTTTTCTCTCACTGTCTCTGCTTTTCGAAGTTGCTTAAGTTCGGCCTTCACCCATTGCTCAACACCCTCAATCACAACAGTGGATGCCGTCAACTCAGGAAGATGAACTTCTTCATAAAAGCAATGCCACTGCTTGGATAGATATTCAGAATAATGATCCTTTACCCATTTTCTTTTGCCGTTAAAGGCACCTCCCGTAACGAAATGCATCGCTCACCCCTCCTTAAAGCAGACAATGAGCCAGTTAATTCAAATCCTTGTCCATTCTCTACTTTCCATTCCCAAAATTCCCTTTTCACTGGAGCAAATTGCGTCAAAAGGCTACGGATGACGCCACCATGAGTGACAATAGCATTTCTTTTCATCTGTAGATGGGAAATTTCCTCTATTAACTTCTCCCATGCCTTCATGATTCGATCGTTAAACTCAGGAAATGTTTCTCCTTGTGGAATGGGAGCGGAAAGGGGCATTTGTAACCAATCTTTATACTCCTGTATATGTTTGATCTCATCATGGACCTTTCCTTCCCAAATTCCGAAATTCATTTCTCGAAATTCCTGTCTTATTTCGACAACTTTCCCAGGAAATAAAATCTTTGCCGTATCGACACATCTTTGCAAATCACTTGCGACAATTTTTTCATAAGCGGGGACATAAGGTGTTCTTGCATGAAGCTCTTTCCTCCCCCGTTCACTTAAGATTGAATTTGTCCAACCACAAAAAGCTTTTCTCTCATTATCCACGGTCACCCCATGGCGATATAATGCCATAACCACAAGATCATCCATAATAAATTCTCCGTCCCTTCTATACTTGCTCCCAATAAATCTCCGGTAATTCCACCGAAATGTTGCTTTGTTTTTTTTCGGGCAAATGCCCAAAATAATAAGGTCATCAAAAGAAAAACAACATAAACCATGATTTCTTGACTGATGAGATAGACCATCACACCGACTAAGAGCAAATAACCTGCGTAAACAATGGGAAGCGTTCGGTCAACCCCTTTTTTAAAATAATGGGCGATCCCTGACTGCTTTGCTGATGGCTCTAATGCTAATAGTAAGCCCATGCAAATTTTACTAAAGAAAGGAATTAACATGATGTAAAGGAAAGTAAACTCAGAAATATGATTTGTCAATTCATAAATAAAAAGAAAACGGCTAGCTAAAAACACAATAATTGACAGTACACCAAATGCCCCAATACGGGAATCCGTCATAATTTCTAATCGTTTTTCACGGTCACGGTAAGAAAAATAAGCATCACTTACATCCATCCAGCCGTCTAAATGTAGGCCTCCTGTTACAATAATCGTTAATATCCAAATGATAAAGGCAATCGCTACTGTAGATAATGGACTGAATTCAGTTAGGGCCCAAAATACTGACCCATATATGGCCCCTTTTACTAATCCGAAAAAGGGAAAAGTGCGAAATGCTCTCCCTAAATGAAAGGCATCCATAGGGAGTTCTCTCCGAATCGGAACAATGGAGAAGAACTGTATTGTTAGCAATAATCCTTTAATATAGGCTCTCATTTATCCCAGTCCATTCTTCCATAATATTCTTCGTCTTTTCCCAATCTAGATGCTTTTTCATATGGAGAGCTAGTTCATCATATTTTTCATCCTTAACATTAGACACATGAACGATATCCTTACGATGTTTTCGTAATTGGTTCAACCAAAGATTACGCCATTCATCATTGTGAAACAAATGGTGCATATACGTTCCGATAATGTTCTCCTTAGCATAACCATCTGTCGTTCCATCCTCTAGCTGTAAAAAGTATGGACCACTTGTTTCCGTTTTCCCAAGATGGATCTCATATCCTTCCATAGGGATGATATCCTTTACAAAATTGGGGTGAATTTTTGCTTTCACTCTGACAGTTCTTTTTTCATTATGAAAAAAAGTAGTGGCGGGAATGAGTCTCAATCCTTCCATTTCATTGCCGACCAGCCCAGTATCACTGCCATCTTCATCTATTAATCTATCCCCAAGCATTTGGAATCCCCCGCAAATCCCCACAACCGAGCCACCTCTCTTGGAAAAATCAATAATCTTCTCTGCTAGTCCTGTCTCTTTTAGAAAGGACAAATCGTGGAATGTGCTTTTTGTCCCAGGGATGATAACGGCATCAGGTTGTCCAAACTCGGATACGTCCGATACCCAATATACCGACACATCCTCTTCATATAAAAAGGCTTCCAAATCACTGAAGTTTGAAATGTAAGGGAGCTTCATGACAGCAATTTCAACGTCGTTCTTCTCCCCTTTTTTAAATCGCTCAGTAAGAGATAAAGAATCTTCACCTTCCACCATATGATTCGGCAAATAAGGAAGGACGCCAAGAACAGGGATCCCTGTATAATCTTCTAACCACTTCTTTCCATCCTCAAATAAAGCTGCATCCCCACGAAATTTATTAATGATTAGTCCCTTTACGCGGTTACGTTCGCTTTCTGTAAAAAGCTGTAAAGTACCTACAATGCTTGCAAAGACGCCACCACGATCAATATCTGCTACTAAAATAACCGGAACATCGGCTAGTTCCGCTACTTTCATATTGACAAGTTCCCGATCTTTTAAATTTATTTCCGCAGAACTT
This is a stretch of genomic DNA from Oikeobacillus pervagus. It encodes these proteins:
- a CDS encoding GNAT family N-acetyltransferase, producing MKRIIKPLKEANEDQITAYCIPIKNGATIAGRLRPITVTSLSNQSEIERLANWRKNSQRSFTTQFKVTAEGTKKWLEEKIIQSDRNIIFVVENSEHIPIGQVGLCEIDDKKKYCLFDNILRGDPHHFKGGMKLACSTLLFWCFKELKMETVYLQVLSDNERAIQFYKDLGFQEIQQMPLIKRIEEGITKWVPLYNQPLYEVQRYLITMRATRL
- a CDS encoding glycosyltransferase family 2 protein; translated protein: MLPKVSILIPTYNRPFYFQLALQSALAQTYPNIEIVVGDNSDNDQTTKIMEHYLGNPNIKYFRNERNIGPVRNQQKCFDISTGEYINYLMDDDLFHPQKIEKMMHYFLNYKDITLVTSHKQLIDDRGAIFQLNMSPYTSLYQDDTVLDGYTLGNMILKDKINYIGAPTMVLFRKWDLDEPFGVFAGKQSQNNVDVASWLNLLAKGKAVYMAQALSSFRVHKNQLTQLDTWNAFEKGTQDWLNVVSDGPKKGFLKA
- a CDS encoding DegT/DnrJ/EryC1/StrS family aminotransferase, which produces MNIRLFKPCIGDEELEAIKEAFGRAWLGLGPKVNEFEKMWSNFIGCKDSVGVNSGTAALHLALSSFRFPAGKKVLVPVMTFASTAMAVLYNNLQPVFVDMDEMTSGISMEDLERKYDKDCVAVIPVHFGGHPVAMDQLNSWAKSRNLKVIEDSAHSAGGKYKGKALGTWGDIGCFSFEEKKCMTTGDGGMISSDDEELLKPLRHSRWVGINKDTWQRVKETSSSSHNDPYHWYYEISDIGYKYNMNDLMASIGIVQLDKLENMNNRREEILTAYLQGIQNCEKVRPGIPYHLENSSYWMFMVKVKQRDKFILYMKDKGVSTGVHYIPLTFHPYFQPFKTETPVADQAWKEFVTLPLFPELSTEEINYIIQCINDYKG
- the rfbC gene encoding dTDP-4-dehydrorhamnose 3,5-epimerase produces the protein MDIKPLTLSGVYEVTLKPQMDHRGHFMRTFDKKIFGKFGIDRNWVQENHSLSTKKGTIRGLHLQLPPFSETKLIRVIKGAVFDVFIDLRKDSPTFGKWDFIELTEDNFKMVLIPRGFAHGFCTLTDHCELMYKVDNFYSPNHEAGILYDDPILNIDWPVSNPILSKKDSRLPLFEDFIKKYNGMKFE
- the rfbG gene encoding CDP-glucose 4,6-dehydratase, with translation MITLHGKDGDLMVDVEFWRNKKVFVTGHTGFKGSWLCLWLHLMGAKVTGYSLKPPTNPSMFDLCRIDELVNSHYADVRNQEKLIHSMLESAPDIVIHMAAQPIVRASYQNPVETFEINVMGTVNVLEAVRIVSDAGVPIQAVLNITTDKCYQNFEWSWGYRENDRLGGFDPYSNSKACSELITDSYRHTFFSTKKDHGQKVALASARAGNVIGGGDWASDRLIPDCIRSVLNQNKMKIRFPKAVRPWQHVLEPLHGYLILLQRLANDGDKFAEAWNFGPNDEEVRTVQWVVEEFYKKWGRNATFEIDHHDDKPIEATFLKLDCSKAKQKLNWNPVWSLNTAIDKIVEWTRAFEDKRDLRKMSLNQIRDYIKDVNKYGH
- the rfbF gene encoding glucose-1-phosphate cytidylyltransferase, producing MKVVILAGGLGTRISEESHLKPKPMISIGDRPILWHIMKIYSYYGFNDFIICLGYKGYVIKEYFSNYFLHESDVTFDFKNQNEVKIHRRSAEPWRVSLVETGKDSMTGGRVKRIQKYVGDDSFMLTYGDGVSDINILELVNFHHSHGKIATVTAVQPTGRFGAMSLSENGTVLDFMEKPKGDGGWINGGFFIFQPDIFNYLDGDHSILEKEPLEKLTQEGQLQAYQHNGFWYAMDTLRDRNHLEELWKNDNAPWKRW
- a CDS encoding cob(I)yrinic acid a,c-diamide adenosyltransferase, with amino-acid sequence MRLYTRTGDKGKTSIIGGRVDKDDLRVEAYGTVDEVNCFVGQAMTELDSKIFADILADLETIQHELFDCGGDLATVTGKREWKLQAKSIDDLEEKIDGYIKEAPELERFILPGGTKPASSIHLARTVVRRAERQVVSLLKADPTIHPVTLQYLNRLSDYFFAIGRVINFRLGVKDVEYVRSAKVFRNGRRKEKDK
- a CDS encoding bifunctional adenosylcobinamide kinase/adenosylcobinamide-phosphate guanylyltransferase; this translates as MHFVTGGAFNGKRKWVKDHYSEYLSKQWHCFYEEVHLPELTASTVVIEGVEQWVKAELKQLRKAETVREKWKQQLQLLADWEKEDLNRKLVLIGNDLSKGIVPMDSFLRNWRDVTGWCYQDIVHQSERVDIIWYGLNQQLK
- a CDS encoding histidine phosphatase family protein produces the protein MDDLVVMALYRHGVTVDNERKAFCGWTNSILSERGRKELHARTPYVPAYEKIVASDLQRCVDTAKILFPGKVVEIRQEFREMNFGIWEGKVHDEIKHIQEYKDWLQMPLSAPIPQGETFPEFNDRIMKAWEKLIEEISHLQMKRNAIVTHGGVIRSLLTQFAPVKREFWEWKVENGQGFELTGSLSALRRGERCISLREVPLTAKENG
- the cobS gene encoding adenosylcobinamide-GDP ribazoletransferase, translating into MRAYIKGLLLTIQFFSIVPIRRELPMDAFHLGRAFRTFPFFGLVKGAIYGSVFWALTEFSPLSTVAIAFIIWILTIIVTGGLHLDGWMDVSDAYFSYRDREKRLEIMTDSRIGAFGVLSIIVFLASRFLFIYELTNHISEFTFLYIMLIPFFSKICMGLLLALEPSAKQSGIAHYFKKGVDRTLPIVYAGYLLLVGVMVYLISQEIMVYVVFLLMTLLFWAFARKKTKQHFGGITGDLLGASIEGTENLLWMILWLWHYIAMG
- a CDS encoding cobyric acid synthase, with product MKGIMIQGTASDVGKSLIATALCRLFYQDGYKVVPFKSQNMSNNSYVTADGKEIGRAQGLQAEAANVEADVLMNPILLKPTGNGRSEIVLFGERVESLSGMDYRKEFYEKGLKAIQGALLKLENVYDCVVIEGAGSSAEINLKDRELVNMKVAELADVPVILVADIDRGGVFASIVGTLQLFTESERNRVKGLIINKFRGDAALFEDGKKWLEDYTGIPVLGVLPYLPNHMVEGEDSLSLTERFKKGEKNDVEIAVMKLPYISNFSDLEAFLYEEDVSVYWVSDVSEFGQPDAVIIPGTKSTFHDLSFLKETGLAEKIIDFSKRGGSVVGICGGFQMLGDRLIDEDGSDTGLVGNEMEGLRLIPATTFFHNEKRTVRVKAKIHPNFVKDIIPMEGYEIHLGKTETSGPYFLQLEDGTTDGYAKENIIGTYMHHLFHNDEWRNLWLNQLRKHRKDIVHVSNVKDEKYDELALHMKKHLDWEKTKNIMEEWTGINESLY